The following are encoded in a window of Aythya fuligula isolate bAytFul2 chromosome 26, bAytFul2.pri, whole genome shotgun sequence genomic DNA:
- the LINGO3 gene encoding leucine-rich repeat and immunoglobulin-like domain-containing nogo receptor-interacting protein 3: MLYTMTCWLLVLILHLVLQSSPRVAACPARCECAPQIKSVVCHRKRLTAIPEGIPTETKILELNKNRIRCLNPGDLSPYPLLEELDFSENIITNVEPGAFSNLFNLQTLRLRGNQLKLIPPGVFTKLTNLTLLDISENKLVILLDYMFQDLRNLKSLEVGDNDLVYISQRAFSGLLGLEQLTIEKCNLTSISAESLSYLQNLEVLRLRHLSISTLEDQNFKKLYNLLQLEIDNWPLLEDVSPTSFQGLNLTSLSITYTNITAVPTAALRNLVYLRYLNLSYNPISTVLKGSFKDLIRLQELHIVGALLVSVEPQAFSGLRQIRLLNLSSNFLSTLEESTFHSVNTLETLRVDRNPLACDCRLLWILQRRKTLNFDGQQPMCSTPPEIQGNALRDFPDSVLFEYFTCQKPKIRDRKLQHVTAREGQSVSFLCRADGEPDPSIVWVSPQHRMITTRSTGRATVLPGGTLEIRFAQVQDSGTYICIASNAGGNDTYFATLTVKGHPADGSPYANRTLYLSEFNDTYHNDTQVFLKFTLDLKTILVSTAMGCITFLGVVLFCFLLLFVWSRGRGQHKNNFSVEYSFRKVDGPTTTTGQGGARKFNMKMI; this comes from the coding sequence ATGCTCTACACCATGACATGTTGGCTCCTGGTCCTGATCCTCCACCTGGTCCTCCAAAGCTCCCCACGGGTggcagcctgccctgcccgcTGCGAGTGCGCCCCGCAGATCAAGTCAGTGGTGTGTCACCGCAAGCGGCTCACCGCCATCCCCGAGGGCATCCCTACTGAGACCAAGATCCTGGAGCTCAACAAGAACCGCATCCGCTGTCTGAACCCAGGGGACCTCTCCCCATACCCcttgctggaggagctggactTCAGCGAGAACATCATCACCAATGTGGAGCCAGGCGCCTTCAGCAACCTGTTCAACCTGCAGACCTTGCGGCTGCGGGGGAACCAGCTCAAGCTCATTCCCCCAGGAGTCTTCACCAAGCTGACCAACCTCACCCTGCTGGACATCAGCGAGAACAAGCTTGTCATCCTGCTGGACTACATGTTCCAGGACTTGCGAAACCTGAAGAGCCTGGAAGTGGGTGATAACGACTTGGTGTACATCTCCCAGCGAGCCTTCTCAGGGCTGCTTGGCCTGGAGCAGCTGACCATCGAGAAGTGCAACCTGACCTCCATCTCAGCCGAGTCGCTCTCCTACCTCCAGAACCTGGAGGTGCTGCGGCTCCGGCACCTCAGCATCTCCACACTGGAGGACCAAAACTTCAAGAAGCTCTACaacctcctgcagctggagatCGATAACTGGCCACTGCTGGAAGATGTCTCCCCCACCAGCTTCCAGGGCCTGAACCTCACCTCACTCTCCATCACCTACACCAACATCACAGCCGTGCCCACTGCTGCCTTGAGGAACCTGGTGTACCTCCGGTACCTGAACCTGTCCTACAACCCCATTAGCACTGTGCTGAAGGGTTCCTTTAAAGACCTCATCCGGCTCCAGGAGCTCCACATTGTGGGTGCTCTCTTGGTGTCTGTGGAGCCGCAGGCCTTCTCTGGCCTGCGACAAATCCGGCTGCTCAACCtttccagcaactttctctCCACGCTGGAGGAGAGCACCTTCCACTCCGTCAACACACTGGAGACACTGCGGGTGGACAGGAACCCCCTGGCCTGCGACTGCCGCCTCCTCTGGATCCTGCAGCGACGGAAGACGCTCAACTTCGACGGGCAGCAGCCCATGTGCTCCACACCACCTGAAATCCAGGGCAACGCCCTGCGTGACTTCCCCGACTCTGTGCTCTTTGAGTACTTCACCTGCCAGAAGCCCAAGATCAGGGATCGAAAGCTGCAGCATGTCACAGCCCGCGAAGGCCAGTCTGTGTCCTTCCTGTGCCGGGCGGACGGGGAGCCGGACCCCTCCATTGTCTGGGTGTCCCCCCAGCACCGCATGATCACCACGCGCAGCACAGGGCGGGCAACCGTGCTGCCAGGGGGCACCCTGGAGATCCGCTttgcccaggtgcaggacagCGGTACCTACATCTGCATTGCCAGCAACGCAGGGGGCAACGACACCTACTTTGCCACCCTGACGGTCAAGGGGCACCCAGCCGATGGCTCCCCGTACGCCAACCGGACTTTGTACCTCAGCGAATTCAACGACACCTACCACAACGACACCCAGGTCTTCTTGAAGTTTACGCTGGATCTCAAGACCATCCTGGTCTCCACAGCCATGGGCTGCATCACTTTCCTTGGCGTGGTCCTCTTCTGCTTCCTGCTCCTCTTTGTGtggagccggggccgggggcagcaCAAGAACAACTTCTCAGTGGAGTACTCCTTTCGGAAGGTGGATGGTCCCACAACCACCACGGGCCAAGGAGGAGCCAGGAAGTTCAACATGAAGATGATCTGA